The region AACCGCAGCAATACCGCCTTGAGCATAAAACGTTGAGCCTTCGTTAATTGGCCCTTTACTCAACACGATTACATCGGCGTTCTTTGCGAGATGCAGCGCGAGTGTTAACCCTGCCGCACCACTGCCGATAATTAACACGTCACAATTGTGCTGTTTGCTCATAATGCTCTCTATTTAATTGCTTTTTACCGCCCAAACGGGTGGTTGAAGGTGTAAAAATCACAATATTACGTTACTCTAAGTGCAACGGATTTTAGCGTGTAACTGGCTGGTCGAATAGTCAAAGCTGTTGGTTATTCGCTCAATTAACAATTTTTTTCGATTTTTTCGAACTTTATCGCAAGAGTACAGTCATAACAGTTGCGTTTGTCATGAGCCAGATGTTGAGTTAAGTAGTTTTGTAGGAGATATGGCTCATATGAGCGAACAGTTAATCGATCAGGAATTGGTCGAGAGAGTACAACGTGGAGACAAAGGGGCTTTTAATTTACTGGTTACCAAGTATCAATCAAAAGTCGCTAGCTTGGTTGGACGTTATGTCAAAAATCAAGCAGATGTGCCAGATATTGTCCAAGAAGCATTTATCAAAGCGTATCGGGCACTACCTAACTTTCGTGGGGAAAGTGCGTTTTATACCTGGTTATACCGAATCGCCGTGAACTGCTCGAAAAACCATATGGTGGCGGGTAGTCGCAAACCACCTAGCTCTGATGTTGAGGTGGAAGAAGCCGAATTTTACGAAGGCGGCGATGCGCTAAGAGAAAACGCTTCACCAGAGCGCATGTTGTTAACCGATGAAATCAGACGCGTCGTGTTTGAAACCATGGAGCAATTGCCGGAAGACTTGCGCTTAGCCATTAATTTTAGAGAAATTGAAGGGCTGAGCTACGAAGAAATTGCCACCATTATGGAGTGCCCCGTGGGGACGGTAAGGTCGCGCATCTTCCGGGCGCGAGACGCAATAGATAAAAAGATTAGCCCTTTGCTCAAGCGCTAAAATAGGAAAAGTAAAGTTAGCGAGCAGCAAGGTTAGCAAAGACGTTAACCGCTAATCAGTAAAAGATATTCAGCAAGAACCATTCAGCGCGATAAGGTGCGCTAAACAAAAGGTGTTTTTATGAGTGATAATAAGTTTGAAACCGTCTCAGGTATCATTGACAGCTACCAGCAAGACGTTGAAAAACTTGATAGTGTGTTGGCTGATAGTGATGCAGCTGAGCGCTGGCAGAACTATCATCTAATTGGTGATGTGTTAAGAGAAGAAACACCAAAAGCCATGTCGCTTGATTTATCAACACAAATTGCGACAGCCATAGCCGATGAGCCAACTGTATTAGCCCCTAAACGCCGTACTTTCGTTGCTGCTGCCAAAGCCAAAGTAGTACAGTTTGGCAAGCCATTTGGACAAGTCGCCATTGCTGCTTCTGCTGCCGGCTTGATGATCTTAGGTGTGCAACAAACGAATGTGGCTGACAATGAAGTGATCACGCCAGCGCAACAAGTCATTCAAACAACCCCTTTTGCTGGTGTCGCAGATCCGGTGAGCTTAAACTACCAAACCACAGATCGCGCTGCGCAAAAGCAGGCATATTTAGAGCAACAACGTCGCTTTCAAGCATTGCTGACAGATCATCAACAGCAAGTTAAGTTAAGTGCTGTAACGAAAAATGAGCAAAAACAAGACGCTGTGCCAGCGCCAGCATCATCAGAGAACAAGGCTCAAGATACTCCTCAATGAAACTAATCAGTTGTATGTTACTGCTGTTAAGCACAAGCTTTTCAGCGGTGGCAATGGAAAGTGAACAAGCTCAGTCTTGGCTAAAGCGCCTTTCCGATTCACTCAATAACCTCAATTTCACCACTTCTTTTGTTGTTGTTAAAAATAACCAAGCAGAGCCTTATCACTGGTTTCACGGTATTGGTAGCGACAAACAGCAATTAGAAATATTATCCTTACTCAATGGCCCAAGACGAGATGTACTGCGCCGTGGTGAAATTGTTAGCTATATAGAACCAGAATTACCGCCGTATTCGGTGTCAGCGAGCCATATCAGTGGCCCTATTCCTGCGATTTTCAGTCAAGACGTGTCACGCTTGGAAGAAAATTACGAGTTTATTTCGGTGGGACGTAGCCGTGTTTTGGGGAAATCAGCTCAGCTTATTCGCATTGTTGCCCGAGATGGTCACCGATTAGGTCACTGGCTGTGGTTAGACATGGATACTGGCCTGCCGCTGAAAATGGCGTTGATTACCCGTAAAGGCCAATTGTTAGAGCAAATTCAATTTACGCACTTGGAAATTACTGAGCAACCGTCGGAAAGTTTAAAACAGCTAGCCAGTGCTGAGTTGCCACAAGTGCTAGCCTTACCGGATAGCAAGCAACAAACGTTTGCTTGGCAAGTGAACTGGTTACCCGCAGGTTTTGAACGAGTCAGTGCTAATCGCCATCGCATCGCTAACACAAAACAGCCAGTTGAATTTATGCTATTTAATGACGGATTAGTGGATATTTCTGTTTACGTGAACCCAAGTCAGGAAAAGCAACGAGCTGTTGAGTTTGTCATGAACGGTGCAACTGTCATCTTAAACCAGATAACGAATGGTATTGAGGTCAGTGTTGTTGGTAAAATACCATCAGCAACGGCTAAAGCAATTGCAGATTCAGTGGCACTGAATGGCTCAAATCAAACAGATGCAGGTGCTCAGTAGCTAAAAAGTCAGTAAAAAGCTCACCAAACAAGAGCTCCAAAAACGTTCAGTAAAGGGTTAAGAGACAACATAGAGTGGACAACGAATAATGGATGAAAAAGCGACCATTGTTGAAGTTAACAACCACAGTGTGGTGGTTGAAAGCCAAGTTAAGTCCACCTGCAGCCAGTGCCAACAGGTGGACAACTGTGGCAGCGGACTTGTTGCTAAAGCTTTACCACAACAAAAACTGCGCGTGGAAATTGTTACGCAAGAACAGTTCACCGTTGGTGAACAAGTGATTATCAGCATCCCTGAGCAAGCTATGCTAGCGGTTGCTTGGCAGGTTTATTTATCGCCTGTTATCGGTTTAATGCTTGGCGCTGGCCTAGGTCAACTATTGTTACTTAACGGCACAATAAGCCATGAATTGCCAACCATTATGATGGGGTTTGCTGGTGGTTATGCGGGCTTTAAATGGGCAAAAGCAAGATTGGATAACAACCCGAAACAACAAGCGCTAGTGCCAACGATTAAACAACGTTTGATTTCTACTTTAGCGACACCAATTTCATAGTTTGTCCTTGCCTGCTGATGCAAATAAAAAGTGAACTGGCTAGTTTGTCGGTTCACTTGCTACGTTTTTTAACATCTTTTTCAGTGCTATTGGGCAACTATCTCAGCCCAGCTCTAGCCCCAGCGCGGTAAATTAGCTAAAATCTCGCCATTCTAGATTTTGCAGCTTTTTTTATACATTCCAGTTTATGAAACATATCCGAAATTTCTCCATTATTGCCCATATTGATCACGGTAAATCGACCTTATCAGATCGTCTAATTCAACATTGTGGCGGTTTGTCTGATCGTGAAATGGAAGCACAAGTTTTGGATTCAATGGATCTTGAACGCGAGCGCGGTATCACCATCAAAGCACAAAGTGTGACGTTAGACTACAAAGCACGCGACGGTGAAACTTACCAGCTGAACTTTATCGACACGCCAGGCCATGTTGACTTCTCATACGAAGTATCACGCTCGTTAGCGTCATGTGAAGGTGCACTGTTAGTTGTTGACGCCGGCCAAGGTGTTGAAGCACAAACGGTCGCCAACTGTTACACCGCAATTGATTTTGATATGGAAGTACTGCCTATCTTAAACAAAATCGATTTACCACAAGCTGACCCTGAGCGCGTGTGTGAAGAAATTGAAGATATTATCGGTATTGATGCGACAGGCGCAGTCTCTTGTTCGGCAAAAACCGGTATCGGTATTGAAGATGTTTTAGAGTGCATTGTTGAAAATATTCCGGCGCCAGAAGGTAACCCAGACGATAACCTGCAAGCGCTAATCATCGACTCTTGGTTTGATAACTACCAAGGTGTTGTGTCACTTGTCCGTGTGATGAACGGTGAAGTGCGCGCTGGCGACAAGATGGTAGTCATGTCGACGGGGCAAACCCATATTATTGATAAAGTGGGTATTTTTACCCCTAAACAAACAGAAACAGGTGTATTAAAAACCGGTGAAGTAGGCTTTATTATCGCGGGTATTAAAGAAATTCACGGTGCGCCAGTAGGTGACACCATCACCATTGCGAAAAAAGAAGCAGACGCACCGCTGCCGGGCTTTAAAAAAGTACAACCGCAAGTATACGCGGGTATTTTCCCGATCAGCTCTGACGATTATGAAAACTTCCGCGATGCGTTAAACAAGCTGAGCTTGAATGACGCTTCGTTATTCTTCGAGCCAGAGAACTCATCAGCATTGGGCTTCGGCTTCCGCGTTGGTTTCCTCGGCATGTTGCACATGGAAATTATTCAAGAGCGTTTAGCGCGTGAATATGACCTAGATCTGATCACCACGGCACCAACGGTAAACTACGAAGTAGAAACTACCCGTGGTGAAGTGTTGCAAATTGACAATCCAACAGACTTACCGCCAATTAATGAAATTGCCGAGATTCGCGAGCCCATCGTACAAGCCAATATTCTTGTGCCGCAAGAGCACTTGGGTAACGTGATTACCTTGTGTATTGAAAAGCGCGGCGTGCAAAAAGACTTGGTATACCATGGCAATCAAGTGGCGGTAACTTACGAGTTGCCAATGGCCGAAGTGGTGATGGACTTCTTCGATAAATTGAAATCGACCAGTCGTGGTTATGCGTCATTGGATTACCATTTTATTCGCTTCCAACCGGCTGACATGGTGCGTGTAGACGTAATGATCAATGGCGACCGTGTTGACGCGTTGGCAATGATCACCCACCGTTCAAACTCAGTGCCTCGTGGTCGTGACTTGGTGGAAAAATTACGTGAGCTTATTCACCGCCAAATGTTTGATATTGCGATTCAGGCAGCGATTGGTAACAACATTATTGCTCGTAGTACCATCAAACAAATGCGTAAAAACGTGACGGCAAAATGTTACGGTGGTGACGTTAGTCGTAAGAAGAAATTATTGCAGAAGCAAAAGGAAGGTAAAAAGCGCATGAAGCAGTTAGGTAATGTTGAAGTACCTCAAGAAGCGTTTTTAGCCGTATTGAAACTCGATAAGTAATCTCGACTGCCGCTCAGGCTTAGTTTGGTTTAACTATTTATTGACTAAGCCGAAAGCGGGAGCCAAAGAGAATAAATCCCTAAGAGGACAAGATAGGACAATTATGGCCGTATATTTCTCTCTGTTTTTAGTATTGGCAACTGTGGTCACAGGTGTGGTTTGGGTTGCTGATAAATTTTATTTAGCGCCACAGCGACGTTTAAAGCTGGCAGATGCTATTGCTGAGCGCGGTGAAGCGCTTAGCGAAGAAGCGAAGGCAAAAATCAGCGAGCCTAATGCGCTGACCGATACCGCAGTACAGGTTTTCCCTGTTATTGCTTTTGTCTTAATTTTACGTTCGTTTTTATATGAGCCGTTTCAAATTCCATCTGGCTCTATGATGCCAACCTTGCTTGATGGCGACTTTATTTTAGTCAACAAGTTTAACTATGGTTTAAAAGACCCGGTTGCTCGCAATAAGTTTTGGGAAAATGGTTTACCTGAGCGCGGCGATATCGTTGTTTTTAAGTATCCAATTGATCCGCGCATCGATTACATTAAACGAGTCATTGGCTTGC is a window of Thalassotalea euphylliae DNA encoding:
- the rpoE gene encoding RNA polymerase sigma factor RpoE; its protein translation is MSEQLIDQELVERVQRGDKGAFNLLVTKYQSKVASLVGRYVKNQADVPDIVQEAFIKAYRALPNFRGESAFYTWLYRIAVNCSKNHMVAGSRKPPSSDVEVEEAEFYEGGDALRENASPERMLLTDEIRRVVFETMEQLPEDLRLAINFREIEGLSYEEIATIMECPVGTVRSRIFRARDAIDKKISPLLKR
- a CDS encoding sigma-E factor negative regulatory protein; protein product: MSDNKFETVSGIIDSYQQDVEKLDSVLADSDAAERWQNYHLIGDVLREETPKAMSLDLSTQIATAIADEPTVLAPKRRTFVAAAKAKVVQFGKPFGQVAIAASAAGLMILGVQQTNVADNEVITPAQQVIQTTPFAGVADPVSLNYQTTDRAAQKQAYLEQQRRFQALLTDHQQQVKLSAVTKNEQKQDAVPAPASSENKAQDTPQ
- a CDS encoding MucB/RseB C-terminal domain-containing protein yields the protein MKLISCMLLLLSTSFSAVAMESEQAQSWLKRLSDSLNNLNFTTSFVVVKNNQAEPYHWFHGIGSDKQQLEILSLLNGPRRDVLRRGEIVSYIEPELPPYSVSASHISGPIPAIFSQDVSRLEENYEFISVGRSRVLGKSAQLIRIVARDGHRLGHWLWLDMDTGLPLKMALITRKGQLLEQIQFTHLEITEQPSESLKQLASAELPQVLALPDSKQQTFAWQVNWLPAGFERVSANRHRIANTKQPVEFMLFNDGLVDISVYVNPSQEKQRAVEFVMNGATVILNQITNGIEVSVVGKIPSATAKAIADSVALNGSNQTDAGAQ
- a CDS encoding SoxR reducing system RseC family protein — encoded protein: MDEKATIVEVNNHSVVVESQVKSTCSQCQQVDNCGSGLVAKALPQQKLRVEIVTQEQFTVGEQVIISIPEQAMLAVAWQVYLSPVIGLMLGAGLGQLLLLNGTISHELPTIMMGFAGGYAGFKWAKARLDNNPKQQALVPTIKQRLISTLATPIS
- the lepA gene encoding translation elongation factor 4, with protein sequence MKHIRNFSIIAHIDHGKSTLSDRLIQHCGGLSDREMEAQVLDSMDLERERGITIKAQSVTLDYKARDGETYQLNFIDTPGHVDFSYEVSRSLASCEGALLVVDAGQGVEAQTVANCYTAIDFDMEVLPILNKIDLPQADPERVCEEIEDIIGIDATGAVSCSAKTGIGIEDVLECIVENIPAPEGNPDDNLQALIIDSWFDNYQGVVSLVRVMNGEVRAGDKMVVMSTGQTHIIDKVGIFTPKQTETGVLKTGEVGFIIAGIKEIHGAPVGDTITIAKKEADAPLPGFKKVQPQVYAGIFPISSDDYENFRDALNKLSLNDASLFFEPENSSALGFGFRVGFLGMLHMEIIQERLAREYDLDLITTAPTVNYEVETTRGEVLQIDNPTDLPPINEIAEIREPIVQANILVPQEHLGNVITLCIEKRGVQKDLVYHGNQVAVTYELPMAEVVMDFFDKLKSTSRGYASLDYHFIRFQPADMVRVDVMINGDRVDALAMITHRSNSVPRGRDLVEKLRELIHRQMFDIAIQAAIGNNIIARSTIKQMRKNVTAKCYGGDVSRKKKLLQKQKEGKKRMKQLGNVEVPQEAFLAVLKLDK